In a genomic window of Helianthus annuus cultivar XRQ/B chromosome 10, HanXRQr2.0-SUNRISE, whole genome shotgun sequence:
- the LOC110885561 gene encoding uncharacterized protein LOC110885561, translating into MEDDMDDMENNSFTPTWENGTESPILLENVVGQGSTKYKIKLKYGGYFRLAKNSYKKRYCFGFQKCLNIDTCIYDFDDLNEEVATHYPPDPELSFSIFYIDKYATKQKFVKVDSNDNFKLMLSMYEVEKELTIYVTMNNNVEPSSVQERESDDAHDEEDEEDESVTFSTDDEVGRASSEPVTVSSKNGTIKVNSTFENVVEFRRALSHYAIMNEFAYFSEKSEPTRVTARCSDLQCKWRIHASVMQDGISFEVKKLVEPHSCTRSNKGANKVATQGWVASVVRDKLKCHGDVSIKELHKWVKINFNVDLPYMKIFRGKEQAYSDLYGNWEDSFIKTNAFKEELLRRNPGSVVEVDIETKGNKKLFLRFFVSLLACWKGFLVGCRPYISLDACHLKGKFNGVLVAANSVDGNNSIFPVAYGVLESENKNSWIWFLELLKKAIGTPNGLVISSDMHGIYVF; encoded by the exons ATGGAAGATGATATGGATGATATGGAAAATAATTCATTTACACCAACTTGGGAGAATGGGACAGAATCACCAATATTGCTTGAGAATGTTGTTGGCCAAGGATCAACTAAGTACAAGATAAAATTAAAATACGGAGGTTACTTTCGGTTAGCTAAGAACTCATACAAAAAACGTTATTGTTTTGGCTTTCAAAAATGTCTTAACATTGACACTTGCATATACGACTTTGATGATTTGAATGAAGAGGTTGCCACTCATTATCCTCCGGATCCGGAGCTATCCTTTTCAATTTTTTATATCGACAAATACGCTACTAAGCAAAAATTTGTGAAGGTTGATTCGAATGACAACTTTAAATTGATGCTTAGTATGTACGAAGTTGAGAAAGAATTAACCATTTATGTGACGATGAATAATAATGTCGAGCCAAGCTCAGTGCAAGAAAG GGAATCAGATGATGCtcatgatgaagaagatgaggagGATGAATCAGTAACTTTTAGTACAGATGATGAAGTTGGGCGTGCAAGTTCCGAACCGGTAACTGTTAGCAGCAAGAATGGAACTATTAAAGTTAACTCCACGTTTGAAAATGTGGTAGAGTTTAGAAGAGCGTTGTCCCATTATGCAATCATGAATGAATTTGCATACTTTAGTGAGAAAAGTGAACCTACACGGGTCACAGCAAGGTGTAGTGACTTACAATGCAAATGGAGGATACATGCTTCTGTTATGCAAGACGGAATTTCATTTGAA GTTAAGAAATTGGTCGAACCACATTCTTGTACTAGAAGCAACAAAGGTGCTAATAAGGTGGCAACACAAGGATGGGTTGCAAGTGTGGTTAGAGATAAGTTGAAGTGCCATGGGGATGTCTCAATTAAAGAACTCCACAAGTGGGTTAAGATAAATTTCAATGTTGATCTACCCTACATGAAAATCTTTCGAGGTAAAGAACAAGCTTATAGTGATTTGTACGGGAATTGGGAAGACTCATTCATAAAGACGAATGCTTTTAAAGAGGAACTATTAAGGCGAAACCCGGGAAGCGTTGTCGAAGTTGACATTGAGACTAAAGGTAATAAGAAACTATTTTTACGCTTTTTTGTTTCACTACTAGCTTGTTGGAAGGGGTTTCTTGTTGGTTGTCGTCCCTATATTTCTCTAGATGCATGCCATCTAAAAGGCAAGTTTAATGGGGTACTAGTCGCTGCTAATAGTGTTGATGGTAACAATTCTATTTTTCCGGTGGCTTATGGTGTACTTGAATCTGAAAACAAGAACTCATGGATATGGTTTCTTGAGTTACTTAAGAAAGCAATCGGTACACCTAATGGACTAGTTATATCATCAGATATGCATGGAATTTATGTTTTTTGA